ACGCATTATATGCAGCACCGACAACGCAGCACCCAAGGCGTCAATGTCGATGCCTGCGATTATAACCTTGAAGATCACGCTGGTTACCAAATCGTATATCTCATTGGTGTCAACACGACCTCCAGTATTCTGCAGAAGTAGCAACAGGTTGTTGCAGTGTTTCAGGCACAATGTCTCCGTGTCGGGCATTTTATGGAGGGCGCCTAAAAGCATGAACAGCACGTCACGAACATCCGGTGACTCCAGGACCACGAGAAAATCGAGTGCCTCTGTTAGGATTTCCTTCGTGAGCAGGTGCTGGTTTTTCACGGTCATGGCAACAACGTACCGCACGAACTCGTTGCCCATGACGTACGTCTGCTTGAATTCCGGGGTACACTGGCTTATGAGGGGCAGCATTTGCTTCAGTATGCCGAACTTACGCATCATGTATTGGGTTATTTCATCGTTCGATGCGTTTCCCGGACACCGCTTGAGATTGGACAGCGCCGCAAGTTTGTTTGCAAGTGAAACGTCTGTCTCGGTGACGACAGCTTTCTTGGCATTCGCCGAATCTTTTAGCCAAACCAGGTTTTCCTGAAGCCGCATAACCGTCCGATTTTTGTTTCTACTTTCTGTAGGCCCGGTTGACACTCTCGCTTGTGCGGCTGACTGGATGAACTTGCGTGCCATAGACATCCCGCGGAACGGGTACTCAGCCGCCAGGCGCCTTATCATTAAAGCCATCATCGCCAGGCACTCTCTATCGCTCAAACTACATGTCGGTCGGATACCTCGTTTAGTTCGATCACATTATCCACGTATATCCGCTGATTGACGGTAATGAATTCTGCCTGCGTATCGTGATTACGCAGAATCTCGAGCCAGTTCGTAATGATGACTCTAATTGTACACTCAAAGTGCAAGCATTCGAATTTGATATTGCGATAGTATGACACCTGTATGCTCGTTCATCACTGGCCGCATAACCGTCAGTCATGTCAGCACCCTGTTTACGCAGTGCCCGGCCGAGTCACAATTGTGTTCAGTGCCGGTCATACTTGAAGCATATCCAATGCGCCGACAATTGCTGCTCTATAGCCTCTATGGCCTGCTTGTTGGAGAGTGAGCGCACAAATGAGTCTTCGAGCAGAAGCTCGAGGATGCGAATGCAGTACGGGTACTTGATGAACTTGACGTATTCAGGACGCCTGAAATACTGAAGGTATACGATATAAGCACGGAATCTTTGGTCCTCAAAGTACCCCGCCTTGGCAAGATAGTGCAGGTAGTGCGGATTCGCCAGGCATTGCACGAACTCTAGTTCTGCCTCGAATCTTAGTTGATCATCGTTTTCCGCTGATAGGTGTAAGACGATCTAACGCTGCCACCTACCTGCGATCATAGCAGATGTCTTGACGTCCTGTGGCGTCGTTGGAGAGTCTATTAGCTCATCCATTGGTACgcagcgccgggtggaAAGCTCGGACGTCGGCCCGACGCTGTCTACCGTGGTTGCCGATGGGGGTACAACCCTGTGGAAGTCACTTCTAAATTAGTGGAAATACATCGAAGTTATCATATCTGAGAAGTGGCTGCTGTTTTGTGAGGATATTGAACGTCTGCGTTGCGCCCCTCGTTCCCTCTGCTCCATGGACGAAAATGGCTCAGGTGAGCGTCGTTATTTTTGGCATTAAACCGCCGTGTAAAATGCTATACATCGTGCTCTAGATGATTGAGGTGATTTTGAACGACCGTCTGGGTCGCAAGATTCGGGTCAAGTGCAACAGCGACGACACTATCCTGGACCTTAAGAAGCTAGTGGCTGCGCAAACAGGTTTGCCGCACGTCTGCGACCGCTATGGCTATTTCAGGTACGCGTTACGACAAAATTAGGATCCAGAAGTGGTACACTATCTACAAGGATCACATTACCCTCGAGGATTACGAGATCAAGGACGGCATGGGCCTCGAGCTCTTTTACAATTGAATAGGGAGGCAAATGTAACGCGCATACGCGTTTTTGCCGGTAGACACAGACCCGGCCTGTTTTACCACGGCAGCGCAGAAAATCTGGCCCAGCGAAAAGCACTTCTCACACATCCGCTCGACCGTGGTCGGCAGAAACAGATTGTGCAAAATGTTGTTATAAATCGATTATGTAATTTTATTTTGGTTGTTTGGTGTGCGTTCCAGGATCGGCCTTACGCATACTCGCGTGGCATCGCAAATTAAATTTTTTTATGTTATCGACTGTCTATATACGATAGTCGTGTGTGTATAATAATACGCATTAGCATATGTAGCATTAGATATAAATTCCTCGTACACATCGACGACTTCGGTGGCGGTGGCTTCAGACAGCTTCTGCGCTGCCGGCCTCACGGCGGCTGGAGGACGACACATCGCCGTCTGCAGGCCGTTCGGGCCGAAACATAGGCCGAATGGTTGTACAGGGCGCTGCGGCGATGAATCTTAAGGTCTTTTGTGGTAAAAGAGGGGAGAAATCCATAAGGGAGGACGGATAAAGCTGGACTCGCCACTCTACTGGGATTTCCCGCGGCCGGAAGATGTCCTGCAGCGTCTCTCGTCGTGTGACGAAGGTATTGGTATCGTGTGGTACCTTGTCCGCAATCACGCTGCCGGTGATTTGGTTCTGCGCTTACCAGTGGAAGTACCATGTAGAGCGCATGAGTTACCTCCCCCCGGTTATCAACCTGGTTTTGTACGTCCTGCTGATTCTGGAGTTCCTTGTCATGACGTTGAGCAACCCGGGCGTTTTGAAGAAGAAACATTTCCCCGCCCAAACGTATAACCACATGACTGGGACCTATCGGCGAGTGGCACCGCAGCGGTTTCTGGAGATACAGATCAACGGGCAGATCATCACCACAAAGTATTGCGTGACCTGCCACATATACCGGCCTCCCAGGACCGTCCACTGCTCGAGCTGCGGAGGGTGCGTGCTGCGGTATGACCACCACTGCCCCTACATCGGCAACTGCATCGGTTTCAACAACTACAGGAGGTTCTACTGCTTCGTCATGACCTGCTGCCTCTACTTCTTGGCCATGCTGATATCGTCCGTCTATCGTTTCGTCGGTTTCTTCCCGAGACCGTGGGAGAGCTTCGAGAAGGAGGCCGCCGTGTCTATTTGGACGTTTGTGTCGATCATCTGGAACGTGCTGGTGTTTTGGCTGGTTCTGGGCCTGTGCTGCTTCCACATCCTCATAATTTTGAAGGGGCAGAGCACGTACGATCGCATCAAGGGCAACTACATGGGCTTCAACCCGTTCTACCGCGGCTGCAAGCGGAGCCTCGTCGACATGCTTTTCGTGAGGCATCGGCTCATGGAGTTCGTCAACCCATGGAGCCCCAAACACAGCGCCCAGTATATGTTCAGCCCGGGCGCCATGTTCACCTCCCAGGAGCAGTGCGAGGAGATGCGCCAGCAAAACGAGGAGTTCGAGGACTCTGCAACCGTCCCGA
This genomic stretch from Babesia bigemina genome assembly Bbig001, chromosome : III harbors:
- a CDS encoding SOH1 family protein, putative, whose product is MDELIDSPTTPQDVKTSAMIAAENDDQLRFEAELEFVQCLANPHYLHYLAKAGYFEDQRFRAYIVYLQYFRRPEYVKFIKYPYCIRILELLLEDSFVRSLSNKQAIEAIEQQLSAHWICFKYDRH
- a CDS encoding ubiquitin family protein, putative — protein: MIEVILNDRLGRKIRVKCNSDDTILDLKKLVAAQTGTRYDKIRIQKWYTIYKDHITLEDYEIKDGMGLELFYN
- a CDS encoding DHHC zinc finger domain containing protein, putative, with amino-acid sequence MSCSVSRRVTKVLVSCGTLSAITLPVIWFCAYQWKYHVERMSYLPPVINLVLYVLLILEFLVMTLSNPGVLKKKHFPAQTYNHMTGTYRRVAPQRFLEIQINGQIITTKYCVTCHIYRPPRTVHCSSCGGCVLRYDHHCPYIGNCIGFNNYRRFYCFVMTCCLYFLAMLISSVYRFVGFFPRPWESFEKEAAVSIWTFVSIIWNVLVFWLVLGLCCFHILIILKGQSTYDRIKGNYMGFNPFYRGCKRSLVDMLFVRHRLMEFVNPWSPKHSAQYMFSPGAMFTSQEQCEEMRQQNEEFEDSATVPMLNTHEKNTLQYIKVFGNAEFTFLNQSSIDYDIVSDASVRTPTEV